From the genome of Miscanthus floridulus cultivar M001 chromosome 10, ASM1932011v1, whole genome shotgun sequence, one region includes:
- the LOC136485462 gene encoding probable LRR receptor-like serine/threonine-protein kinase At3g47570: protein MSFPIRLLLLVLLHGILPSSTLFNQASAEPFSSETDREALLELKAILGQKSSRLSSWNTSASLCLWPGVTCSHRHRGRVSALDLSSAALAGTIPASVGNLTFLTSLDLSQNMLQGEIPATVGHLHRLQYLDISNNSLHGEISAGLRNCSNLMSIRLGKNQLTGGIPDWLGGLSKLQGVLLGPNNLTGAIPQSLSNLSSSLREINLGTNHLEGTIPEGFGRIHGLESFIVAGNHISGTIPQDLLNVSSLIMLAMSDNTMHGTLPSDMGAGLPMLRYLFLSMNHFAGGVPSSLGNATMLYVLDLSGNSLTGTIPPGIGKLCPDTLVFDGNMLEANSPQDWEFITFFTNCTHLRLLTLQYNMLGGELPSSVSNLSSQLQLLYLSANEISGKIPLDIGNLAGLQALKLDYNQFSGVLPDSIGRLSALKLLQFSNNNLSGNLPSSIGNLTQLQILLAYKNTFEGPLPASLGNLQQLNGVGLSNNKFSGPLPREIFNLSSLTDDLYLSYNYFVGPLPPEVGSLTNLVHLYISENNLSGPLPDSLGNCLSMMKLRLDGNSFSGAIPTSFSSMRGLMLLNLTDNMLSGKIPQELSRISGLEELYLAHNNLSGPIPQSFGNMTSLNHLDVSFNQLSGQIPVQGVFTNVTGFSFADNDELCGGVQELHLPACPNKPLWHSQRKHHIILKVVIPVAGALLLLVTLAILVRTLQKKSKAQSEAAPVTVEGALQLMDGVYPRVSYADLVRGTDGFSLSNRIGTGRYGSVYKGSLVINDATIIVAVKVFDLQQSGSLRSFMSECEALRKVRHRNLVSVITCCSGYDSKQNNFKAIVLEYMTNGSLDKWLHPDQGGQSLDPVSLTLMQRLNIAIDTCDAMDYLHNSCQPPIVHCDLKPSNILLNEDFDALVGDFGIAKILRDSTGDPPTMNSRSSTGTGIRGTIGYVAPEYGEGHQVSPCGDVYSFGILLLELFTGKAPTNDTFADGLSLQGYVQAAFPDHLMDIVDPAIVAVEQNHVFDVHNRTTNGPQGQINSILVSVTGLSLLCTKQAPAERISMRNAATELRKIRAHIIRQ, encoded by the exons ATGTCGTTCCCCATCAGACTTCTGCTGCTTGTGTTGCTTCATGGGATCCTACCATCATCAACTTTGTTCAATCAGGCGTCGGCAGAACCGTTCAGCAGTGAGACTGACCGGGAAGCCTTGCTGGAACTGAAGGCCATCCTAGGCCAGAAATCAAGCAGGTTGTCCTCCTGGAACACTAGTGCTAGCCTATGCCTCTGGCCAGGGGTAACATGCAGCCATAGGCACAGGGGCAGGGTCTCAGCACTTGATCTCAGCTCTGCCGCCCTTGCAGGCACCATACCTGCGTCCGTTGGCAACTTGACATTCCTGACAAGCCTTGACCTTAGCCAAAACATGCTGCAAGGTGAAATCCCTGCAACTGTTGGCCACCTACACCGGCTGCAATATCTTGACATCTCAAACAACTCACTCCACGGTGAGATCTCAGCTGGCCTGAGGAACTGCAGTAACCTTATGAGCATCAGGCTTGGAAAGAACCAGCTAACGGGGGGAATCCCAGATTGGCTTGGAGGCCTGTCAAAGCTCCAAGGTGTGCTGCTGGGGCCGAACAATCTCACAGGGGCAATCCCCCAGTCACTCTCCAATCTTTCTTCTTCCCTGAGGGAAATCAACCTTGGAACCAACCACCTTGAGGGCACCATCCCTGAGGGCTTTGGTAGAATCCATGGACTCGAGTCATTCATAGTGGCAGGAAACCATATCTCAGGCACCATCCCTCAAGATCTCCTTAATGTGTCCTCACTGATAATGCTTGCGATGTCAGACAACACGATGCATGGTACACTACCATCTGACATGGGGGCTGGCCTACCCATGCTCAGATATCTCTTCCTGAGCATGAACCACTTCGCTGGAGGAGTTCCATCTTCACTTGGCAATGCAACCATGCTCTATGTGCTAGATCTCAGCGGTAACAGCCTCACAGGTACCATACCACCAGGGATAGGAAAGCTTTGTCCAGATACCTTAGTTTTTGATGGCAACATGCTTGAGGCAAACAGCCCCCAGGACTGGGAGTTCATCACATTCTTTACAAATTGCACCCACCTACGTCTCCTTACCCTCCAGTACAACATGCTTGGTGGTGAGCTGCCAAGTTCTGTCTCCAATCTTTCATCCCAGCTTCAGTTGCTGTACCTCTCAGCGAATGAGATTTCTGGTAAGATACCACTCGATATTGGCAATCTGGCTGGCCTACAAGCACTGAAGCTAGACTACAACCAATTCTCTGGGGTTTTGCCTGATAGCATTGGAAGGCTATCAGCCCTGAAACTCTTGCAGTTTTCGAACAATAACCTATCAGGAAACCTGCCTTCTTCAATTGGCAACCTAACACAACTACAAATATTGCTCGCATATAAGAACACCTTTGAGGGCCCCCTTCCAGCCAGCCTTGGCAATTTGCAACAGCTAAATGGTGTTGGCTTGTCTAATAACAAGTTTTCAGGCCCTTTGCCTAGAGAGATTTTCAACCTGTCATCCTTGACAGATGATCTTTATTTGTCCTATAACTACTTCGTTGGTCCTCTCCCACCAGAAGTTGGAAGTCTTACAAACCTTGTACATCTGTATATCTCTGAGAACAATTTATCTGGCCCTTTGCCTGATTCACTTGGCAACTGCTTAAGCATGATGAAGCTTCGATTGGATGGTAACTCCTTCAGTGGTGCCATCCCTACATCCTTTAGTTCAATGCGTGGCTTGATGCTGCTAAATTTAACAGATAACATGCTCTCAGGAAAAATTCCTCAAGAGTTGTCCCGCATAAGTGGTTTAGAAGAATTGTATCTTGCTCACAACAACCTTTCAGGACCAATCCCTCAGAGCTTTGGAAATATGACCTCATTGAACCATCTAGATGTGTCTTTCAACCAACTCAGTGGCCAAATCCCAGTACAGGGTGTGTTTACTAATGTGACAGGCTTCTCTTTTGCTGATAATGATGAACTCTGCGGAGGTGTCCAGGAGTTGCATTTGCCAGCTTGCCCAAACAAACCTTTGTGGCACAGTCAAAGAAAGCATCATATCATTCTTAAAGTAGTGATTCCAGTTGCAGGTGCACTGCTGTTATTAGTGACCTTAGCAATTCTTGTTAGAACCTTGCAAAAGAAATCAAAAGCTCAATCAGAAGCTGCACCAGTGACAGTAGAAGGTGCTCTTCAATTGATGGATGGCGTGTATCCAAGAGTTTCCTATGCAGATTTAGTACGTGGAACAGATGGATTTTCTCTAAGCAATCGGATTGGTACAGGGAGGTATGGATCAGTGTACAAGGGGAGCTTGGTGATTAATGACGCAACAATTATTGTTGCTGTGAAGGTTTTTGATCTCCAACAGTCGGGCTCTTTGAGAAGTTTCATGTCAGAGTGTGAGGCACTTCGTAAGGTTCGGCATCGTAACTTGGTTAGTGTCATCACTTGTTGCTCCGGTTATGACTCCAAGCAAAACAACTTCAAAGCCATTGTGCTAGAGTACATGACTAATGGGAGCCTTGACAAGTGGTTACATCCAGATCAAGGTGGACAATCTTTAGATCCAGTTAGTTTGACATTAATGCAGAGATTGAACATTGCTATTGACACTTGTGATGCGATGGACTACCTGCATAATAGTTGCCAGCCACCAATAGTTCACTGCGACTTAAAGCCGAGCAACATCCTTCTCAATGAAGACTTTGATGCTCTTGTCGGAGATTTTGGAATTGCGAAGATTCTTAGAGACTCAACAGGCGACCCCCCGACCATGAACTCCAGAAGCTCCACTGGCACCGGGATAAGAGGAACAATTGGATATGTTGCTCCAG AATATGGGGAAGGTCACCAAGTTTCCCCATGCGGAGATGTTTACAGTTTTGGAATTCTACTCCTGGAGTTGTTTACTGGAAAGGCTCCTACCAATGACACGTTTGCAGATGGCCTGAGCTTGCAGGGCTACGTCCAGGCTGCATTCCCAGATCATCTGATGGACATTGTAGATCCTGCTATTGTAGCAGTAGAACAAAACCATGTGTTTGATGTGCACAACAGAACCACCAACGGTCCGCAGGGACAAATCAACAGCATCCTGGTATCTGTTACTGGGCTTTCACTGTTGTGTACTAAGCAGGCACCGGCAGAACGGATATCCATGAGAAACGCAGCCACTGAGCTGCGGAAGATAAGGGCCCACATCATCCGCCAGTAA